The stretch of DNA ATGATAAATGGTTGAATGGCACCAGTGAAAGCAGAAAACAAGCGAAGGCCTGTCGTAGGGACGGAAACGGCCATTAGATTCTTCCGTACCACTTTACGATTGATGTTGGAAAAAGGCTGGCGCTTCAATTGTTGGAATTGAATAATAAACAAGTAGACTAGGTAAAGAAAGACCACAATTTCACTGCCAATCAAAGTACCAATAGCAATTAACAGTGATTCCTGTGAATCAAACTCAAACAAACGGAAGAGGATAAACAATCCACCAAGTTGGATGATTTTTCTTATAAAGTTAGAGATGGCGATTCTCCCCATCTGCTGTTTACCCATAAAATATCCTCTGGCAACGCTAGTAAACGCAATAACAGGAATAAGAATCATCACCAGCCATCGAATATAAGGATGATAGGCATTAAAGACTGGAATATATGGAAGCACAGCCGCTGTTAACAAAAAAAGAATACTGGTAAATACAACTGTTATGGTAATCGCATGATGCAAAATATTCCGATGGTAGCGCTCTTCTCTTTCAGCAATAAACTTAGAAATGGATACCTGAAGTTCAAAACTTGATAGTAAAACGATTAAAAAGATGGAAGGCAGGATGGACATATAAAGCCCTAATCCGTGTGATCCCAGCTCTCGTGCAAGAATCATATTCACCAGCACTTCAATCCCTTCCCCTAAAAAGGCGGAAGCTGCTAAAAATAAGATTCCTCTATAGTAAATAGCCATACATCGACTCCCCTTTGACCCAATCTTACTTTTAATAACCTATGAGACAAGTTGTAAGATTAGTAGGGGAATTTTTTTTGAATGACGAAAAAAAGGGCGTATGAGCACCCTTTTAAACTTCTGCAGAAACCATCTGTTTTCCTTCTCTTTTTTTCATAAAAAACACGATAAACATAATGACTATAAGTAAAAGCACTTGAGATAGGGTGGTTTCCCAAGTTGGATAAAGT from Bacillus sp. SLBN-46 encodes:
- a CDS encoding polysaccharide biosynthesis protein; the protein is MAIYYRGILFLAASAFLGEGIEVLVNMILARELGSHGLGLYMSILPSIFLIVLLSSFELQVSISKFIAEREERYHRNILHHAITITVVFTSILFLLTAAVLPYIPVFNAYHPYIRWLVMILIPVIAFTSVARGYFMGKQQMGRIAISNFIRKIIQLGGLFILFRLFEFDSQESLLIAIGTLIGSEIVVFLYLVYLFIIQFQQLKRQPFSNINRKVVRKNLMAVSVPTTGLRLFSAFTGAIQPFIIKAALVHSGMSNVVATEQFGMLMGVAVSIGFFPAFIAHSLMIVLIPAVSKTHSQKDYPTLQKMLQQVMKLTFIYGVVAVTIFYFFAPELTSLFFKSDTSAVFLQLLWPYFLFHFFIMPMQAFMIGLDLIKDAFIHIVWSIVISFGLVLWLGSSPDWRMNGVIIGMNTGSILLALMHYLTICKKIGVSVFMKGVKIGDSPPLR